The Actinocorallia herbida DNA window GTGGACGAACGACCGGTGGAGGTCGACGGTGCACCGGGTCGACCCGCCCGTCGTGGACGGCACGATCGTGCGACGCCGCTCCGCCGCGTTCTTCTTCGACGGCGACCACGACGCCGTCATCTCGACGCTCCCGGGATGCGCGGACGCGGCGTCGCCCGGGTATCCGCCGATCACGGTCGCGGAGAACATCGCGATGAAGATCGCCGGACTGAAGGGCGGCGCCCTGGCGGCACCGGACCTTCGCGAGGCCGACCGCGTTCGCGCCGCGCGCTAGAGGGGATCTTGCCCATGACCCCCGCCCCGCCCGCGGTCTTCGAGCACGTCCGCGCGCTGGAGGACCTCCTGGGCCCCGGCCGCGTCGTCACGGGCCGGGCCGAGGTGGCCCGATACCTCGCGTCCCCCGGCCGCGCCGAGCCCGGCTACGACGCGATCGTGCGGCCCCGGTCCGTCGAGGACCTGGCCTGCGTGGCCTCCGTCGCCGCCCGCCACCGCGTCCCGCTCACCCTGCGCGGCGCGGGCACGGGCCCCCGCCCGTCCGACGACCCGCGGAGCGACCCGCGGTCCCGGTCCGCGACGGGTTCGCCGGGCACCTCGCTCGGGCGCGGGACCGCCGAGGCGCTCGATGTCGCGTCGGGCCGCGCGCCTTCTCGGTCCGCCTCCCCAAGACCCGGTGGGCCGGGTGGCGGGGGTGCGTTGCCGGGCGGGTCAGGTGGTGTGGCGGGGCGCGAGGTGGGGCGGGGGATCGCGGTGGACGTGCGGGGGGTGGCCGGGGTGCTCGAGGTGGGGCGGGGGCGGATCGCGGTGCTGCCGGGGACGGTGGTGGGGGCCGCGGAGCGGGCGGCGCGGGCGACCGGGCAGGAGCTCGCGGTGCTGCCCGGGAGCCGGGCGGTGGCGACGGTGTCGGGGTTCGTGAGCGGGGGAGGGGGCGGGCTGGGGGCCGCGTCGTACGGGGAGCTCGGGGACGGGAACGTGCTCGCCGTCGAGTTGGTCACCGTGGAGGAGGCGCCGCGGATGATCCGGTTGGAAGGGGCGGAGGTCGCCGCGGCGCTGGGCGCGCGCGGGATGTCCGGGATCCTCACGCGGATCGAGCTCAGGCTCGTTCCGGCCCGGGAGTACACGGCGTTCTGCGGGGTCTTCGCCACGTTCGACGCGTGCTGCCGGTTCGGCTGGGACGTGGTCGAGAACGGCCTCGGCGCACGGATCGTCTCCTTGCACGGGGAGCCTTCGGCGTCGCTGCCCACCTCCGCGGCTTCCGGCTCCTGCCCGGACGGCCCTGTCGCGCTCGTCTGGATCGACTCTTCGGCCGTCTCCGCGCTCCTCGCCCTCGCCGCCCGGCACGGGGGTCTCCTCATGGCCTGGCCGGACGACGACACACGGCTGCCGTACGGCCACCACCACGTGTGGCCGTCCGGGACGCGCGCGCAGCCGTCGTGGGTGCGCGCCGAGTACGCGCAGGAGGACCGCGAAAGGTTCCTCGCGCAGGTGCGGGCCTCGGCGGGCCGTCCCTTCGGCGACTACCTTCGGCATCTGGAACTCCAGCGGACGCCGTCGGGCGGGGTGCGCTGCCTGGGCTTCCCGCCCGTCGCCGGCACCGCCGCGGACGCCCTGGACGAGGTCCGCACGGTCTGCGCCTCGTTCGGGATCGCCCTCGTCACCGGCGCGCCCGCCGGCACCCCGGCTCAGGCCGTCCTGCGGCTCAGGACCGACCCGCACAGGCTCCTCGGCGGCTCCCGTCAGGCGGCTTCCGCCGCGGTCCGACCGGCGCCGGGCGGCTGCGCCGCGTCCACGGACGGCCGTTCGCCCCGCCGCACCGATGCCGCCGCTGACCTGGGGATTCTGCGGCCTGCCTTATCCTTGGGGTGTGCACTCCCTCCGCTGAACCCGCCCCGCCCCGGCCGCGCCCGTCGCCGCCGCCCCTGGAAGCCCCGCCGGACGCGGGGCCGGTTTCGCCTGAGGAGTCCGCCTTGTTCGCCGAGCTGACCGCGCTCACCGCACGTCCCGGGCCGTTCGCGCGCACCACCACCGCCGAGCTGTGGACCGACCCGCACCTGTCGGAGCGGATGCTCGCCGCCCATCTCGACCCCGACGTCGACCTCTCGTCCTACCGGGCGTCGTTCCGGGCCCGCTCGACGGCCTGGCTCACCGCCCGGTTCGGGCTGGGCCCCGGCAGCAGGGTCGCCGACCTCGGCTGCGGGCCCGGCCTGTACGGCAACGCCCTGGCGCGCTCCGGCGCGGCGGTCACCGGCGTCGACCTCTCGCTGCGCTCGGTGCTGCACGCCGCGGCCGACGCCCGCCGCGACGGCCTGCCCGCCCGCTACCTCCAGGAGGACTACCTGACGTGGCGGAGCGGCGAGCGCTTCGACCTCATCATCATGATCATGCGTGATCTCGGCGCGCTCGCCCCTTACGACCGCCGCCGCGCCCTCTGGACGGTCACCGAGCACCTCGCCGAAGGCGGCGCCTTCGTCTTCGACGTGGACTCGCCCGCCGGGTTCGCCGCGGTCCGGGAGCAGACCCGCTACGCGCCTTCGCTGATGGACGGGTTCTGGGCGCCCGGCCCCTATTTCGGATTCCACACGACGTTCCGCTACGAATCCGAACTGCTCTCGCTGGACCGGTACGACATCTACGAACCCCACCGAACCCGTACGTTCTACAACTGGGTCCAGCACTTCACCCCGGCGTCGATCCGCGCCGAACTCCACGCCGCGGGCCTCGCCGACACCGAGATCCTCGGCGACGTCGCGGGCTCCCCGTTCGACCCCGAGTCCCCGTACTTCGCCGTCATCGCCGCCCCCGTCAGCTGAGCCGCCGCCCACGAGACGGTCACCGCACGGCCCCGCCCGGCGCGGAACCGAGCCTTTGCCGGTGCGGCCGCCGCGCGTGGCGGCCTGACGCGGTCGCCTGGGCGCCGCCCGGTGCGGGTGCGGCCGTCGCGTGTGGCCGCCGTCGCAGGGCCCCGCCGCGTGGGCGGTCGGTCAGGAGCCGCTGGGCCGGACTCCCGCGAAGGCGCGTGGGGCTCGGTTCCCGGTCCGAGGCGACCGCCGCGGAGGGGCGGTGGTCGCCTCACGGGTCAGGGACGGGTGGTGGCCAGCCAGCGCTTCATGCGGACGGTGAGGGCCGCGACGTGGGCTGTGGCGGTGGTCTGGGCGGCGAGGGAGTCGCCCGCGTCGAGGGCGGCGAGGATGGCGCGGTGCTCGGCGAGGGCGTGCTCGCGGTTGCGCTGGATCGACCACATGCCCGAGCGGTAGAGGTGCGCGCGGGCGTCCAGGCGGTGGAGCGCGTCGCGGAGCGCGGCGTTGCCGGAGGCGGCGCGGATCGCGGTGTGGAACTCCAGGTCGAGGGCCGCCTCGGCGGCCGGGTCCGGGGCGCGTTCCAGCAGCTCCCGCTGGCGTTCGACGATCTCGGCGAGCACGCGCAGGCCCGGTGCGTCGATCTTGACGGTGGCCTCTAGCGCGGCGAGGCCGTCGAGCACCTCCCGGACCCGCATCACGTCGAAGATGGACTCCTCGTCGATCGCCGCGACCTTCGCCCCCGCGTAGGGGGTGTGCACCGCGATCCCGTCGTAGATGAGCCGCTGGACGGACTCGCGGACGGGGCTGCGGCTGACGTTCAGCTCCACCGCGAGCGCCGGGACGCTGAGGGGCGCGCCCGGCGGCAGCTCGCCGGAGAAGATCCGCTCGGCCAGCCGGCCGTAGACGGTGTCGACCAGCAGTTCGCCGCTGTCGCTACTGACCACTGCTACCTCCAGACCCGGGCCGCCCGGCCGTCCCTCAGGCCTTGGGCTCATCGTAGTTCGCGGTGACCCGCCGCCTCAGGTACTCGGCCGCGGTGATCGGCTCGTACTTGCGGGCGGGGCTCTCGATCAGGACGTCCCGGTTCGCCTGGGCGAAGAACGGGATGCTGTAGCGCGGCCCCGCGTACTCGCCTTCGACGGGCATGCGCACCCGGTGGAAGTTGGAGACGAGCTGGTCGTCGCTCCAGCGCATGAGCATGTCGCCGATGTTGCAGGTGATCGCGTCGGACGACGGGGCCACCGGCGTCCACTCCTCGGCTTCGGCGTCGCGCCCGGGGCAGACCTGGAGGCCGCCCTGGCCGTCGCGCTGGAAGAGCAGGGTGAGGCAGTCGAAGTCGGTGTGCGCGCCCGCCCGCCACACGCGCGGGTCCGGCCGGTAGTCCTCCGGCAGGGCGAAGTAGTGGATCATCCGCAGCGTCGAGGCGTAGTGCTCGCTCGACGGGTCGTGCGCGCGGGCGAAGAAGTCGGTGTCGAAGCCGAGCCGGTCGGCGAAGCAGGACAGCACCCGCATCGCCACCTCCCAGCAGCGCGCCTCGAAGCGCAGCGCGAACTCGGCGAAACCGGGCAGGGCCTCCTCGCCGGGCCACAGGTCGGCCATGTGCGGCCGGGTGATCTGGTACGACTCCTTGCGGTCCGGGGTGCCGATCGACGGCCTGACCTGCGACTGCGACTCCCAGCCCGCGTTGAACGCCTTGACCAGCGGGACCCCGGCCTTGACCTCCTCGGGCAGCGCGAAGAACCGCTCGGCCTCGGCGAACGCCCGGTCGACCAGCTCGGGCTCGATGCCGTGCCCGGTGAGCTGGAAGAAGCCGATCTCGGTCGCGGCCCGCCACAGCCGCTCGGTGATCTCGGCCTTGCGGGCGGCGAAGTCGGTGAGGTCGATGACGGGGATGGCCCGGTCGGTCGTCTCCACGCCCATCCCGCCCATCCGGGCTTCCTTGTTGAGTTCGGCGAGGGAGTAGTCGGTGGTCAATGCTCCTGCTTTCCTGGGATCTGCCGGGTCTTGGGGCCTGCGCGTCAGCGCGAGCCCGAGGTGTGCCACCGCCCGACGGCCAGCCGCGTGATGAGCGCGAACAGCCCGAAGACGGTGACGCCGAAGAGGGACGCGAGGAAGATGGCCGCGACCATGTCGTTCGAGCGCAGCTGCGCCTGGAACGAGGCGAGCAGCGTGCCGATGCCCGCCTCGCCCTGGGCGAAGAACATGTCGCCGATGATCGCGCCGACGACCGCCTGGCCGGACGCGATGCGCAGTCCCGTCAGGATCGAGGGGAGCGCGGCGGGCAGTTCCAGGCTGAGGAGGCGGCGCGGTCCCGAGGCGCGGCCGAGGGTGAACATCTCGTGCAGGCTGCGGTCGATCGACCGCATCCCGAAGTGGGTGTTGGTGATGATCGGGAACAGGGAGATGATCGTGCACACGATCGTCCGGGAGAACGAGCCGTAGCCGAACCAGATGCCGATGAGCGGCACGAGGGCCAGCACCGGGATCACCTGGAGCATCACCGCGTAGGGGAACACGACCTGCTCGACGACGCGGGACCGGCTCATGAGGATGCCCGCGACGACGCCGATGAAGGTCGAGGCGCACAGGCCGAGCGCGGTGTGCCGGGCGGTGACGGCGAGGGCCTCCAGCATCGGCCGGAGCCGGTCGGGGTTCAGCAGCGACTCGGTCAGCACCTCGTGCGGCGGCGGCAGGAGGAACCTGCGGTCCGGCGCGAGCAGCAGGTAGCTGACGGCGTACCAGGCGGCGAAGCCCAGCAGCACGGAGAGGACCGGTACCAGCGCGCGGCCGAGGCCGCTCCTGCGCGAGCGCTCGGCGGGGGAAGGCGCGGACCTGGCTGCGGGGGCCGCGGTCGGCGCGGCCTTGCGGGTCGTGGTGGTGCTCGCCATCTCGCTCATCCCTTTCCGTGCAGCAGCGCCGCGACCTCGGCGACGCGGTCGGTGAACCGCTGGTCGAACCTGATGTCGGCGTCCCGGTCACGGGGCAGGCCGACCTCGACGACGCCGCGGATGCGGCCGGGCCGCGCCGACATGACGACGACCCGGTCGGCGAGGTACACGGCCTCCGACACCGAGTGGGTGACGAGCATGGCGGTGAACTCCTCCCTGCGATGCAGGTCGAGGAGCTGGTTCTGCATCTCGTCGCGTGTCATCTCGTCGAGGGCGCCGAACGGCTCGTCGAGCAGCATCACCTCGGGCTCCAGGGCGAGCGCGCGGGCCAGGGAGACGCGCATCCGCATGCCGCCCGACAGCGCCTTGGGGAGCTGCCCGGCGAACCCGGACAGCCCGACCGCCTCGACCGCGGCGTCGACGCGCCGGGCCCGCTCCTCCTTGGGCAGCCCGGCGAGCTGGGTGAGCAGTTCGACGTTGCGCCGGACGGTCCGCCACGGCAGCAGCGTCGGATCCTGGAAGATGAACGCGACGGACTCGGTGGCGAGCGCGACCGATCCCTCGGTCGGCTGCTCCAGCCCCGCGGCGAGCCGCAGCAGCGTCGACTTGCCGCAGCCCGACGGCCCGACGATCGCGACGAACTCGCCGCGCGCGACGCTCAGGCTGACGTCCTCCAGGGCGGTGGTCCCCGTGGCGTACCGCATGCTCACGCGGTCCGCCGAGATCTGCTGCCCGTGCAGCAGATGTGCGGCGTCCACGCCGTGCATCGTGTCGATCAGTGACCTCACCGCGAACCAGCTCCTTCCGGTACATCTCCCGGGCTCGGTGAGCTCAGTCTGGATTACATGTAGACCTGGGGAAGGTCTCCGCCGTAAACATCATGTTTCGTACGGAAGCGCATGCAGATGAGCTGGGAAGACGTACGGAAGTTCGGGAGAAGGCATGCCGCGGGATGCGTCGGGCAGATCTCCGGAATGAGTCGGTGTGGTGCCGAAGATTGAATGTAATCCTGAGGTCAGGTGGCGCCGAGGGCCCGGTCGGCGGCGGCGAGGAAGAACGCGGCGCCGTCGGCGTCGAGGCAGAGCGGCGGCTTGATCTTGAGGATGTTCAGGTGGTCACCGGTGGGCTGCATGATGACGCCGAGGTCGCGCAGATGGTCGCAGAGCGCGGCGGTCAGGCGGGTCGCGGGCTCCCGGGTGGCCCGGTCCTCGACGAGTTCGAGGCCCAGATAGAGGCCCGAGCCGTGCACGGCGCCGATGGCCGGGTGCCGCGCGGCGAGGTCGCGCATGCCCCGGATGAGGAGGCCGCCGACCTCCGCCGCGTTCTGCTGGAGGCGTTCGCCCGCGATGACGTCCAGGACGGCCGTGCCGATGACGCTGGAGACGGGGCTCCCGCCCGTCGAAGAGAAGAAGTACCCCTGGGTGCGGTACCTCTCGGCGATCTCCCGCGTGGTGACCACCGCGCCCAGCGGGTGCCCGTTCCCGGCGGCCTTGGCCACGGTGACGACGTCGGGCACGACCTCCTGCTGCTCGAACCCCCAGAACCAGGCGCCGAGCCTTCCGTACCCGACCTGGACCTCGTCGGCGATCGCGAGTCCTCCGTGCCGCCTTACCGCGGCGTAGACCTCGGCGAGGTATCCGTCAGGAAGGGGGACGCCCCCGGCGTTGCCGTAGAAGGGCTCGGCGATGAACGCCGCGGGCGGACGGCCTTCGGCGGCCAGCGCGTCGATGAAGGCGGCCGCCTCCGGGCCGTACCGGTACGCCTCGCCGTCGCGGTGCCTGCCGCGGTACGGGTTGGGCGCGTCCACGGTGTGCACCCAGGGCGGGCGGGTGGCCAGGGCGTCGGGGTTGTCGGCGATGGACGTCGAGACGGCATCGGAGGCGTACGTCCAGCCGTGGTACGCCTCCCGTACGGCGACGACGTCGTGCCGTCCCGTCGCGGCGAAGGCGAGCCGCAGAGCGAGGTCGGCGGCTTCGGAGCCGGAGTTGACCAGGAAGACGGTGTCCAGGGGCTCCGGCAGCAGCGCGGCGAGGCGCTCGGCGTACTCCACGACGGACGCGTAGTGGAACCGCGAGTTGGTGTTCAGCCGCCTGAGCTGCCGGGACGCGGCCCGCTCGATCCCGGGATGGGCGTGCCCGGCGACGGCGACGTTGTTCACCATGTCGAGGTACACGCGGCCGTCGTCGGCGACGAGGTGGTGCCGCCAGCCGCGCTCGATCCTGGGCGGCTCGTCGTAGTAGTGCTCCTGGACGTCGGCGAGGGCGGCCTGCCTGCGGGCCAGGAGGGTGGGGTCGTCGACGGGCGCGGAGGGGGAGAGCCCGAAGAGGGGAGAAGGGTCGGCGGTGAGGGCGAGCCATCCTTGCGCGTACTCCGGGCGGACCAGCTTCGGCGGCTTCGGGGACCCCGCCCTGCGCAGTGCGGCGTGCAGGCGTACGCCCGCGCGTACGGTGAGAAGGGCATCCCCGGCCTTCACCTCGCCTTCTTCGGCGACCTGTACGGCGTCGTCGCAGGTCACGACGAGTTCGGTGAGGGCATCGCGCAAGACGAACCCCTCATCCGTGTGCGAAAGGCGGCCCGGGAAGGGCGCGACGGCCTCGGCGTCCCGGCCGGGCCACACGTCCATCCCGGTGGGGACCGTCGCGGGGGAGCGGTCGGAGAGCACCCGAGCGGCGGTCAGCCGGGGCCGCGCGTGGTGGGTGGCGACGCCCCCGGGCGACGCGGCGAGGGACTCCGCCGCGAGTTCCGCCTCGATCCCCGGCCGCAGCCACGCGCCCTCGTCCAGCGCGTCGGCGTCGGGGGAGAGGTCGAGCCGCGCGAACGGCCCGGCCAGCAGCGGCACGGTGCCGGGCACGGCGAACGGCGCGGCGGGCAGGCCGAGCGCGTCCCGCACGACCCCGGACATGACCGCGGCGGGCACCGCGAGGGCGCGTTCGAAGATCCGCCGGTCGTCGTCGAGCGCGTCCATCGCGTAGGCGTTGCCCGCGTCGATGACGGACTGCCACGCCCCGCTCAGCACCAGGACCGCCCCGCGCAGCACGACGAGCGGCCACAGCGCCTCGGCCTCCGCCGCCGACAGCGGCCGCGCGGAGTGGAAGGCCCGGACGGCGGGGAGCACCGTGTGCGGTTCGGCCGAGGCGTGGTGCAGCACGGACGCGACGGTCGACGCGAGTTCCGCGACGCCCCAGGTCAGGGCGAGGTCGCCGAAGTCGATGACCCCGTCGGGCAGCCCCGCGGCGTCGCACACGGTGTTGTCGTCGGTGATGTCGAGATGCACGGCCTGCAAAGGCAGGTCACCCGAGACGGCGGCCAGCCTTTCCCAGGCCTCTTCGGCCGCCGCCAGCGCGGCGTCTCTGAGCGGGGAGGACGGCACCTCCGCGGCGAGCGCGGGCAAGGCCCTGTCCGCGTGCCGAGGGTCCCATTGCAGGACGCGGTCGAGGCCGGGGTGCGTGAAGTCCCGCAAGGCGGCGCTCGCCCTCCCCGCCACCCTCCCGAGCGCGGCGACCGTCCGAGGCGGCAGGTAGGCCGACCCGCCAAGGTTCCCGCCCGGAAGGAACCGGAGAAGGCGGGCCACCCGGAGCCCGCCCGAGGTCGCCACCCGGGCGGCGAGCCGTTCACCGCCGGCTCCGCGCAGCACCGTCGCGATCCGCAGGCCCGGCGCCGCCTCCGCGAGCGCGTCGGCGGCCGCGTCCTGCGCTGCGACCTCCTCCGCGCCGAACACCGGATGCGCGAACTTCAGCACGGCGAGGGGGCCGCCCTGCCCGTCCAGGAAGAAGTTCGTGTCCTGCTGGCTCCCGATCGCGCGGGCCGTGCCCGCGACCGCGAACACCCGCCGCGCGACATCCGCGGCCTCGCCCTCCCCGATGACGGGCGCGGCCCCGATCTCATCCCGAAAGAAGTCGAACCCCACCGAACCGCCCATGAACGCCCCCAAGGGTCCTGACCACCGGAAACAGCCCGGCCCATTGTGTCGTTCCGGGCGGCACCCGGAAAGCCCCGACGGGCCGGCCCGAAGCCGGGTCGCCCCAGAGCCCGTCACCGGCCCCGGCCCGTTGGGCGTGCGGAGGCCGCGCGTCAGCCGACGGTGACGGGAAGGCCCGCCCAACCGCGCAGGGCGATGCCGGTCCGGCGGACGGGCGGGGCCGCGGGGGTGATCGAGGGGAAGCGGTCCAGGAGGCGGGTGAAGGCGATGCGGGCTTCGAGCCGGGTCAGGTGGGCGCCCAGGCAGAAGTGGGTGCCCGCGGCGAAGGACAGGTGGTCGTTGGGGGCGCGGGTGAAGTCGTAGACGTCGGGATCGGCGAAGCGCGAGGGGTCGCGGTTGGCGGCGGCGAGGATCGTGATGACGGTCTGGCCCGGAAGGAGGTCGGCGCCGAGCAGGGTGACGGGTTCCAGGACGGTCCTCGCGTCGATCTGGATCGGCGGCTCGTGGCGCAGGAACTCCTCGACGGCGCCGGGGATCAGGTCCGGGTCGGCGCGCAGTGCGGCCATGAGGGCGGGGTCGGCGAGCAGCGCGGCGAGGCCGCTGCCGAGGAGGTTCGTGGTGGTCTCGAAGCCCGCGCCGAACAGCAGCAGCGCCGTCGAGGCCATCTCGGCCTCGGTGAGGCCGTCGTGCGCGACGAGGCGGGTGAGCAGGTCGTCGCCGGGTTCGCGGCGCTTGCGGGCGAGCAGATCGAGGAAGTAGCCGATCATGATGCGGCTGGCGTCGGCGAACCCGGCGAGCTCGTCCGGGGAGACCTCGGGGTCGGTGAACCGCGACATGCTGCGCATGAGCGGGAGGAAGTCCTCGCGGTCCTCCTGCGGCACGCCCAGCAGGTCCGCGATGACCTCCAGTGGCAGCACGAAGGCGAACGCGGCGACGAAGTCGGCGGTCCCGGCCTCGGCGAGCCGGTCGAGCAGCGCGTCGGTCCTGCGCGTGACGATCCCGGCGAGCTCCGTGACGTGCCGGGGCGTGAACTGGTCGCTCACCAGGCGGCGCAGCCGGGTGTGCTCGGGAGGGTTGGCGAACAGCATGCTCGACCCGATGGTCGAGGTGATGAGGTCGCGCACGTCGCCCGCGACATTGCTGAACTGCATGCCGAGCAGTTCGTCTCCCTTGCCCAGCGCGCGGTGGCGCAGCGCGGCCGAGCAGCCGTCGAAGCCGCTCAGCACGAGGGTGCCGTCGGCGGTGAGCAGGGCGGGCGCGGCTTCGCGCAGGCGCCGGTAGGCGCCGTAGATGTCCGCGGACGGGGTGAGCATCGCCTCGTAGAAGAGCTGTTCGGCGGGCGCGGAGCTGACGGCTTGGACGGTCATGGCGTCTCCCGGTCGAAAGGGGCAGGCCCTCCGAGAGTGACACTTTTCTGAAATCCGTCAAGACTACGAACAGGTACGGCATATCTGTCGCACTGTTAGGGTGCGGGCGTGGAGGAACCAGCCGATTTCCGGCTCCGGGTGCGCCGCCAGGTCCGCGAGGACGCGATGGACGCCGCCTACGCGATGATCGTCCGGGCGGGCTGGGCGTCGGTGCGGATGACCGCGATCGCCCAGGCCGTCGGGGTGAGCAGGCAGACCCTGTACAAGGAGTTCGCCGCCAAGGAGGACGTCGGCCAGGCGCTCGTGCTGCGCGAGGCGGGCCGCTTCATCGACGGTTTCACGGAGCAGATCGCCGCGCTCCAGGACGTTCCCGCGCTCATCGAGGCGGCCGTCCGGTTCGGGTTCGAGCACGGCGCGTCGCACCGGATGCTCGTCGCGATCCTCGCCGAGCAGCGCGGGGACAGCCTGCTCCCGTTCGTCACCACCGACGGCGGGGCGCTGGTCGCCGAGGCGGCCGAGGTGCTGGCCGCGCCCATCAGGAGGCTGGCCCCGCACCTCGACCCCGGCGACGTCACCGAGACCTGCGACGCGCTCATCCGGCTCATGGTGAGCCATCTGCTCCAGCCGCGCGGCGACGCCGAGGCCGCCACCCGGGGCATCGTCCGGATCGCGCTGCGCGGCCTCGGCCTCTGACGCGCCCTAACGGGCCAGGTGCCGGGAGATGACCAGCCGCTGGATCTGGTTGGTGCCCTCGAAGATCTGGGTGATCTTGGCCTCGCGCATGAACCGCTCGACGGGGAAGTCCCGGGTGTAGCCCGCGCCCCCGAGGACCTGGACGGCGTCGGTCGTCACCTTCATCGCGTTGTCCGTCGCGGTGAGCTTGGCGATCGAGGCCTGCCTGCCGTAGGGGCGGCCCGCGTCCTTGAACCGGGCGGCCGACAGGTAGGCGGCCCGGGCCGTCTCGGTCGCGGCGGCCATGTCGGCGAGCAGGAAGCCGAGGCCCTGGTGGTCGATGATCGCCTTGCCGAACGCCTCGCGCTGCTTGGCGTAGGCGACCGCGTGGTCCAGCGCGGCCTGGGAGAGGCCGGTCGCGACCGCGGCGATGCCGAGCCGTCCGGCGTCGAGGGCGGCGAGCGCGATGGCCAGGCCCTGGCCTTCGGCGCCGACGAGGTGGTCGGCCGGGACGCGCACGTCCTCCAGCCGGACGGTCACCGTGGCCGAGCCCGTCAGGCCCATCTTCTCCTCGGGCCGGTCGAACGCCAGGCCGGGGGTGTCCGCGGGCACGTGGAAGCAGGAGATGCCGCGGCCGCCGTCGTCACCGGTGCGGGCCATGACGGTGTAGAAGTCGGCGTGGCCGCCGTGGGTCGTCCAGGCCTTCGCGCCGTTCAGCACGTAGTCGTCGCCGTCGCGGACGGCGCGGGACCGCATGGCGGCGGGATCGGATCCGGCGTGCGCCTCCGACAGGCAGTACGCGCCGAGCAGCTCACCCGAAAGCATCTCCGGCAGCCAGCGCGCGCGCTGGGCGTCGCTGCCGAAGGCGAAGATCGGGAAGCAGGAGAGCACGTGCACGCTCACGCCGACGCCCACGCTCGCCCACGCGGCGCCGATCTCCTCGAGCACCTGGAGGTAGATCTCGTAGGGCTGGGCGCCGCCGCCGACCTCCTCGGGGTAGGGCAGCGACAGCAGCCCGGCGCGGCCGAGGGTGCGGAAGACCTCGCGCGGGAAGACCTCGTCGCGCTCGGCCTCGACGACGCGGGGCAGCAGTTCCTTCTCGCACAGCTCGCGGGTCAGGCTGATCAGGTCCTCGGCCTCGGGGGAGGGCAGCAGGCGTTCGGCGGGCATCGGGCGGCTCCTTTCGCTGCTCGGACGGTACCACCCTGAGTACCAAGGGATCCCAACTGGTACTGATCACCCTTCGGCTGGTACGGTCCAGCCCATGGAGACCCAGGCCAGGACGCGCAAGCGCGCGGAGCTCGTGGACCGGCTCATCGAGCTGTTCCTGGAGCGCGGCTTCGCCGACCTGGGCGTCGCCGACCTCGCCAAGCTCCTGCGCTGCTCCAAGACGACCCTGTACGCGGTCGCCGAGAGCAAGGAGCAGATCATCACCGCGGTCGTGCGCGCCTTCTTCCGGCGCGCCACCGACCGCGTCGAGGCGCGTCTCGCCGAGGAGGCCGACCCGCGCCTGCGCATCGAGACCTACCTCCGCGCGATCTCCACCGAGCTGTCGGCCGCCTCGCCCGCCTTCTTCGCCGATCTGACGGCCTTCGCCCCGGCCCGCGAGATCTACCGCCGCAACACCGGCTTCGCCGCGGAACGCGTCCGGCGGCTCGTGCTGGACGCGGCCCCCGGGCAGGACGCGGCCTTCGCCGGCGCCGTCGCGGGCCTGGTCATGGAGGCCATCCACCGCGGCGAGATCAAGGCGAACACCGGTCTCGACGACTCCGCCGCGTACGCGGCCCTCGCCACCCTGCTCGTCGCCCAGACGGGCGCCCCCACCCCCACCCCTTCATGAGGAGCGCGGACATGACCGGTCCCCTGACGGGCCTGCGCGTCGTCGAACTCGCCGGGATCGGCCCCGGCCCGCACGCGGCGATGATCCTCGCCGACCTCGGCGCCGACGTCGTCCGGGTCGAGCGCCCCCAGGGCACGCTCGACCTCACCGGCGGCGGCCCCGACCACCTGCTGCGCGGCCGCCGCTCGGTCGCCGCCGACCTCAA harbors:
- a CDS encoding cytochrome P450; its protein translation is MTVQAVSSAPAEQLFYEAMLTPSADIYGAYRRLREAAPALLTADGTLVLSGFDGCSAALRHRALGKGDELLGMQFSNVAGDVRDLITSTIGSSMLFANPPEHTRLRRLVSDQFTPRHVTELAGIVTRRTDALLDRLAEAGTADFVAAFAFVLPLEVIADLLGVPQEDREDFLPLMRSMSRFTDPEVSPDELAGFADASRIMIGYFLDLLARKRREPGDDLLTRLVAHDGLTEAEMASTALLLFGAGFETTTNLLGSGLAALLADPALMAALRADPDLIPGAVEEFLRHEPPIQIDARTVLEPVTLLGADLLPGQTVITILAAANRDPSRFADPDVYDFTRAPNDHLSFAAGTHFCLGAHLTRLEARIAFTRLLDRFPSITPAAPPVRRTGIALRGWAGLPVTVG
- a CDS encoding TetR/AcrR family transcriptional regulator — its product is METQARTRKRAELVDRLIELFLERGFADLGVADLAKLLRCSKTTLYAVAESKEQIITAVVRAFFRRATDRVEARLAEEADPRLRIETYLRAISTELSAASPAFFADLTAFAPAREIYRRNTGFAAERVRRLVLDAAPGQDAAFAGAVAGLVMEAIHRGEIKANTGLDDSAAYAALATLLVAQTGAPTPTPS
- a CDS encoding acyl-CoA dehydrogenase family protein, coding for MPAERLLPSPEAEDLISLTRELCEKELLPRVVEAERDEVFPREVFRTLGRAGLLSLPYPEEVGGGAQPYEIYLQVLEEIGAAWASVGVGVSVHVLSCFPIFAFGSDAQRARWLPEMLSGELLGAYCLSEAHAGSDPAAMRSRAVRDGDDYVLNGAKAWTTHGGHADFYTVMARTGDDGGRGISCFHVPADTPGLAFDRPEEKMGLTGSATVTVRLEDVRVPADHLVGAEGQGLAIALAALDAGRLGIAAVATGLSQAALDHAVAYAKQREAFGKAIIDHQGLGFLLADMAAATETARAAYLSAARFKDAGRPYGRQASIAKLTATDNAMKVTTDAVQVLGGAGYTRDFPVERFMREAKITQIFEGTNQIQRLVISRHLAR
- a CDS encoding TetR family transcriptional regulator, whose translation is MEEPADFRLRVRRQVREDAMDAAYAMIVRAGWASVRMTAIAQAVGVSRQTLYKEFAAKEDVGQALVLREAGRFIDGFTEQIAALQDVPALIEAAVRFGFEHGASHRMLVAILAEQRGDSLLPFVTTDGGALVAEAAEVLAAPIRRLAPHLDPGDVTETCDALIRLMVSHLLQPRGDAEAATRGIVRIALRGLGL
- a CDS encoding aminotransferase; the encoded protein is MGGSVGFDFFRDEIGAAPVIGEGEAADVARRVFAVAGTARAIGSQQDTNFFLDGQGGPLAVLKFAHPVFGAEEVAAQDAAADALAEAAPGLRIATVLRGAGGERLAARVATSGGLRVARLLRFLPGGNLGGSAYLPPRTVAALGRVAGRASAALRDFTHPGLDRVLQWDPRHADRALPALAAEVPSSPLRDAALAAAEEAWERLAAVSGDLPLQAVHLDITDDNTVCDAAGLPDGVIDFGDLALTWGVAELASTVASVLHHASAEPHTVLPAVRAFHSARPLSAAEAEALWPLVVLRGAVLVLSGAWQSVIDAGNAYAMDALDDDRRIFERALAVPAAVMSGVVRDALGLPAAPFAVPGTVPLLAGPFARLDLSPDADALDEGAWLRPGIEAELAAESLAASPGGVATHHARPRLTAARVLSDRSPATVPTGMDVWPGRDAEAVAPFPGRLSHTDEGFVLRDALTELVVTCDDAVQVAEEGEVKAGDALLTVRAGVRLHAALRRAGSPKPPKLVRPEYAQGWLALTADPSPLFGLSPSAPVDDPTLLARRQAALADVQEHYYDEPPRIERGWRHHLVADDGRVYLDMVNNVAVAGHAHPGIERAASRQLRRLNTNSRFHYASVVEYAERLAALLPEPLDTVFLVNSGSEAADLALRLAFAATGRHDVVAVREAYHGWTYASDAVSTSIADNPDALATRPPWVHTVDAPNPYRGRHRDGEAYRYGPEAAAFIDALAAEGRPPAAFIAEPFYGNAGGVPLPDGYLAEVYAAVRRHGGLAIADEVQVGYGRLGAWFWGFEQQEVVPDVVTVAKAAGNGHPLGAVVTTREIAERYRTQGYFFSSTGGSPVSSVIGTAVLDVIAGERLQQNAAEVGGLLIRGMRDLAARHPAIGAVHGSGLYLGLELVEDRATREPATRLTAALCDHLRDLGVIMQPTGDHLNILKIKPPLCLDADGAAFFLAAADRALGAT